The stretch of DNA AAACGCGCACCGTGTCGAGTAGAATTTTTCAATCTCGGCTGCGTtttcacacatgcacacacacacccacgcatacatatatgtacatatgtatgtgtatattgATTTtccttgtgtatttttttcagCGCTTTTCCTGCGCCTCCATGGTAtctgttatatgtatattggaGAAGGCCTGCTGGCCGTTTTTAATGGTAATTGGTGTCTGCATAACCATTAACGGGGTTTATGCGAATGACGTGTACGTTCCCCGAGCCCAAACCATGCGAGTGGCTGGCTTAGGGCCAAACTTAAGATACGTGTTTAAGGCCAGACTTTCTGCTTGGCTGTTGATTGATATTTTTCCAAGgcacagaaaatatatattcaagcGGATCAGTTTTCAGCGCtataaaaactttaaatggCACAAGTTTGGTCGCTGCAGCAAACAGAATTTAATGGCCAAGAAAATGGCAGAAATTGTATGCCTGTACAGGCGTACACCTCATGTCCGTTCCAGGCCAGCAACTTTTATTGTTAGAGCAACCAATATGCCGGCCCGCTACTTTGGCTTGGGGAAAAACTTTGCCCAACAGTTGGCCATTTTGTCTGGGCCAAGATTTATGCACGATTGCCTGGAGTTTAATACGCTTACATGAAAAagatggcaaacaaaagaaaagaaaacgccaCTGGAAACTGAGGCAAAGCTATCgcacctcctgctgctgccactgctgctgctcttacTTTCATTATGATTTAAGCCAAGTTTTTATGGGCCTGCCTGAGACAGATTAAGCGACTCTTAGCGGGCCAgggattgactgactgactggcacTTACACTCATGTGCCCGAGGTTAAAGTGCAACAATTTGATGGCTGTCCGAAAAAGCAGCGCCTCCACTCGAATGGGGATTTACATTTGTCAGTTTTTTTCtgtcattttttgttgcgtaCAAAATGCTTTTAGATGAGTTTTCTCTGCTGACTGTGTGTGCTgcttagtgtgtgtgtgagtatgtgTGTCCCACTTGTCGACAGGAAACGGATATGGCAAAAGCTGCTCTAATAAATTCCACTTTGATGTATTTGCGCTGACAACTCCCTCGGGCATTACATTCGAGAGCTCagctcagcttcagctccagcccttgccctttgctgctgcctcaccAACTTATTCCAATGCCAGACGCATTTCCCTTCCAATCATAAATTTGACTCAATGCCGTCATCAACAATTACGAATGTCTTtccaacaacacacaaaaaaaaggatgggaTAAGCAGTTTTGGTAGTAGACACAGAAAGAAGTACAGGAAAAAAGGACAagtcacaaaaaaattgacaaaaatgtcaagaaaattgcaaaaactgTTTTTGGTCGCAGTAATTTTCCGCTGGCTCTCCCCGTGGCACCGGCCTGTCGGcgctgttggctgctggcaaatatttgccttatTGAAATTTATCCATGTCTACAAGGAAAAGGCAAGCAGCACAAACAATATATTCTGTATCAAATGGTGTTTGGCCTATGACAACACGGCGCACGAAACAGGACTGGAGCAGGGTAAAGCTGAAGGAACTATATTAAGCAAATGTTGTAGAAAATCTTGGAAAACAGGACTGAAGAAAAGTTATGGCACAGCGAGAACtgattgtttattaaatttgaaaatactTTGGATTGTAAAAAGCACCACTAGAAATTGTAGCTGTAGTTTTGGTGCCTTTTTGCATTATACAATTCCCTTCCCAAGTCCCAACCAAGACAACTTTTTCCCCTTTCTAATCTCTGACCAGTAGCCTTTTCCCTACATTTTCCTTAGTACATTTTAAACTTTTCTCTGTCCCACATTCCATTTGGCTTGTCTCGAGGTgtacaaaattattttaaagcaaaaaaaattctgTAAAATTCGTGAAAAAATTCCCAAAAGTTCTACACAAAATTTCGGTAACGCGGTAGAGCGCTGAAAATGCAGGCCCATCATGCCATGCCGGACTTTCGCTGCCGCAACAATTGCCAGCACAAGGAGTGCCAGCGGCATGCCCCACTGGGCATCATCGATCAGCACACGCAATGCAAGTGCTTGGGCGAGGTGAATGCCTCCTCAATATTCCTGGAGAATGTCTTGGATCTGGCCAATACGCTGGCACAGATCATGATCACGTGCGGACTGCACGAGTGCAAGGCCAAGTCCACGGTGGACATTATTACGTATGCATTTCTGCACTACGATCAGGTGTGCTACTGCATCGATACGACGCCCAAGAAGCGACTGCGGAAGGAGGATCTGTTCCACGAGTTGGGCAAAAAGTCGCTAATGAACAAAGTGGAGGCTCATCTGGCTTATGCCATTATCAAGCGGGGCTTCAAGGCCTTCTACTATGAGCCCAAGGCGGAGCTGACGTACGACGAGCAGGGCAGACCCTCCTACAACGACGAGTGCGTGTGGGTGCATGCCGCGCGTAAGTCCGCCGAGAGCTATGCCCGCTTTGATGGGCTGTCCTGCAGCGACCAACTGGCCTACGAGGCCAAGATCAAGATTGCCTACAAAAAATTCTACGATCGCATGCAGACGCGCAAGCGGCAGCCCGAGGGTGACGATTGCAACTGCTGTTTCTGTGCCAAGAAGCGGGGACACTTGGTGTATGCCAAGGAGCCAGCGCCCTGCAgcaccaagaagaagcccAAACACGTCTGCCCCTACTGCTGcaagaagaagcaaaagaacaCGTACGTCCATCCAGCGCGACAGCCCGCCAAGTGCCCCAAGTGCCACAAGTCGCGCAAGTTCTGTTGCTGCACGAAGCTCGACTTTAATCTTCAGTGGGTGCGCAGCATTTGGGAGCGACCTGACTTTAATCAGTACTACAAGAACGAAATTGCCGAGATTGAGGATCGCCTGGTCAAGGGCTCGTGCTGGCTGCCGCCAGAGCCGCTGGCCGACCAGCTCGACGGCGAGGAAGGTGAGGAAGAGGAGGACGTTGGCCATGCCATACCACCCGATACGCTGCTAGCTCTGGGCGGGAAGACTGCCGCCATTCCTGAGGCTTCAGAGGAGACGGCTGGCGAGGCTGTTGCCGAGAGGGCCTCAGACATGGCCAATGAAGTGGCAGAGGAGTAGCTTCCAGTGAATTATTTGCTAACCGCATTCTAAATTGAATCGAAAACTATATAGAAAACATGTTTAGCTCAAAATTA from Drosophila subobscura isolate 14011-0131.10 chromosome O, UCBerk_Dsub_1.0, whole genome shotgun sequence encodes:
- the LOC117896360 gene encoding uncharacterized protein LOC117896360 produces the protein MQAHHAMPDFRCRNNCQHKECQRHAPLGIIDQHTQCKCLGEVNASSIFLENVLDLANTLAQIMITCGLHECKAKSTVDIITYAFLHYDQVCYCIDTTPKKRLRKEDLFHELGKKSLMNKVEAHLAYAIIKRGFKAFYYEPKAELTYDEQGRPSYNDECVWVHAARKSAESYARFDGLSCSDQLAYEAKIKIAYKKFYDRMQTRKRQPEGDDCNCCFCAKKRGHLVYAKEPAPCSTKKKPKHVCPYCCKKKQKNTYVHPARQPAKCPKCHKSRKFCCCTKLDFNLQWVRSIWERPDFNQYYKNEIAEIEDRLVKGSCWLPPEPLADQLDGEEGEEEEDVGHAIPPDTLLALGGKTAAIPEASEETAGEAVAERASDMANEVAEE